The following coding sequences are from one Microbulbifer sp. TB1203 window:
- a CDS encoding mannitol dehydrogenase family protein has product MNEKVLNSHTLTDMSESVTTPGYDRGQIGTGIVHLGIGAFHRAHQAWYTEQVLEDGSDWGIVAASLRSPTVRDQLAPQNYLYSLVEKSNDGEKVRVIGCVQDVYVAPESPRALLDAMTQEGVRIVSLTITEKGYCHHPSSGELNLQHPDIQHDLANPQAPKSALGFIVYALRERMQKGLPGFTLLSCDNLPSNGKVLQRVLFQFADQLEPEFAAWVRENTRCPCTMVDRIVPATTDSDRDALEELLGVRDNAAVMAEPFSQWVVEDNFLRGRPAWEKAGATFVDDVEVFELIKLRLLNGCHSLLAYSGYLAGFETVADVMQEPAFAALAERFLADEASAAVEAPADFDLAAYRGQLLERFANRALKHRTWQIAMDGSQKIPQRWLGTLRHQLQNGGSIELLCLALACWIRYVSAEDDAGKPIEVSDPLAQELKALCDANAGNPRELATAFLGFAPVFGEDLQKSEALQQALTAQLELLAKQGVLNTVRMQMEESPA; this is encoded by the coding sequence ATGAACGAAAAAGTCCTGAACAGTCATACCCTGACTGACATGTCGGAATCGGTAACCACACCTGGCTACGACCGCGGCCAGATTGGAACGGGAATCGTGCATCTGGGCATCGGCGCCTTCCACCGCGCCCACCAGGCCTGGTATACGGAACAGGTGCTGGAAGACGGCAGCGACTGGGGCATTGTCGCCGCCAGCCTGCGCTCGCCCACAGTGCGCGACCAGTTGGCGCCGCAAAACTATCTCTATTCCCTGGTGGAAAAAAGCAACGATGGCGAAAAAGTACGTGTGATCGGTTGCGTGCAGGATGTCTACGTGGCTCCGGAAAGCCCGCGCGCCCTGCTGGACGCCATGACCCAGGAAGGGGTTCGCATCGTCTCGCTCACCATCACCGAAAAGGGTTACTGCCACCACCCGTCTTCCGGTGAGCTGAATCTGCAGCACCCGGATATCCAGCACGATCTGGCCAACCCGCAGGCCCCGAAATCCGCGCTCGGCTTTATCGTCTACGCCCTGCGCGAACGTATGCAGAAAGGGCTGCCCGGATTTACCCTGCTCAGCTGCGACAATCTGCCCAGCAACGGCAAAGTGCTGCAGCGTGTGCTCTTCCAGTTCGCCGACCAGTTGGAGCCGGAATTCGCCGCCTGGGTCAGGGAGAATACCCGCTGCCCCTGCACCATGGTGGATCGCATAGTCCCCGCCACCACCGATTCAGACCGCGACGCCCTCGAGGAGCTTCTCGGTGTGCGCGACAACGCCGCGGTTATGGCCGAGCCCTTCTCCCAGTGGGTGGTGGAAGACAACTTCCTGCGCGGGCGCCCCGCCTGGGAAAAGGCCGGTGCCACCTTTGTCGATGATGTAGAAGTCTTCGAACTGATCAAGCTGCGCCTGCTCAACGGCTGCCACTCCCTGCTCGCCTACAGCGGCTACCTGGCCGGGTTTGAGACCGTTGCCGATGTGATGCAGGAACCTGCTTTTGCCGCGCTGGCAGAGCGGTTTCTCGCCGACGAGGCCAGTGCGGCGGTGGAAGCGCCGGCGGACTTCGACCTGGCGGCCTACCGGGGACAACTGCTGGAGCGCTTCGCCAACCGGGCGCTGAAACACCGCACCTGGCAGATCGCCATGGACGGTTCGCAGAAGATCCCCCAGCGCTGGCTGGGCACCCTGCGCCACCAACTGCAGAACGGCGGCTCCATCGAGCTGTTGTGCCTGGCCCTCGCCTGCTGGATTCGCTATGTCTCCGCGGAGGACGACGCCGGCAAGCCAATCGAGGTTTCCGATCCGCTGGCACAGGAACTGAAGGCTCTTTGCGACGCAAACGCAGGAAACCCGCGGGAACTGGCCACAGCCTTCCTGGGTTTTGCACCGGTCTTCGGCGAAGACCTGCAAAAGAGCGAAGCTCTGCAGCAGGCGCTGACTGCACAGCTGGAGCTGCTGGCAAAACAGGGGGTGCTGAACACCGTGCGTATGCAGATGGAAGAAAGCCCCGCCTGA
- a CDS encoding response regulator transcription factor encodes MQTSVFIAHSCPLVRVGLTYVLKDDQSLVVVGEADDMAGATKGIARLHPDIGTVELSSGIDGVRVCDIVRAKGAETRILLLAMETRGEEVYRAITAGAAGYLTRGESPEAIRLAIKHALGGEVSISHDAQTAFQEYLQEQETQVRAKAVGQSPAPLLSAAEFQVLRHTAKGISIDETARLMYISTSTVKNHRQSLFAKLGVANAPAAVYTAIKRGILR; translated from the coding sequence GTGCAAACATCTGTTTTCATAGCACACAGTTGTCCGTTGGTGCGCGTTGGGCTTACCTATGTACTAAAGGATGACCAGTCTCTGGTCGTAGTTGGAGAAGCGGACGACATGGCCGGGGCCACCAAGGGGATTGCCCGCTTGCATCCCGATATCGGTACGGTCGAGCTGTCCAGTGGTATTGATGGAGTCCGCGTTTGCGACATCGTAAGGGCCAAGGGAGCAGAGACACGGATACTGCTACTTGCCATGGAGACCAGAGGAGAGGAAGTTTACCGTGCCATTACCGCAGGAGCTGCAGGTTATTTGACTCGTGGCGAGTCACCTGAAGCTATCAGGCTTGCCATCAAACACGCTTTGGGAGGTGAAGTGTCAATTTCCCACGATGCACAAACGGCTTTTCAGGAATATCTTCAGGAGCAGGAAACTCAGGTTCGCGCAAAAGCCGTTGGGCAGTCTCCGGCTCCTTTGCTTTCTGCGGCGGAATTTCAGGTTCTGCGACACACAGCAAAAGGAATATCCATCGATGAAACCGCGCGACTAATGTATATCAGCACTTCCACTGTAAAAAACCATCGACAAAGTCTCTTCGCCAAACTGGGTGTGGCCAATGCTCCCGCAGCTGTTTACACGGCAATTAAACGAGGCATCCTCCGCTAA
- a CDS encoding complex I NDUFA9 subunit family protein — MNEQVATVFGGTGFLGRRVVRALVTMGYRVRVAARHPQDVDFSDINDQITPIPVDIRDERRVSEAIMGSAFVVNAVSLYLERGDLTFDTIHVKGAERIARCARATGVDRLAHISGLGVDEHSPSKFIRARARGEQVVRNAFGRAILIRPSVMFGSDDAFLASLRTATLLPVVPLFGEGNNRLQPVYVKDVATAVAELSRRAGGGQEQLFELGGGSIYTYRQALQVVMSHLGRRRVLVPVPFTLWRVLVAALSLMPNPPLTRDQLILMQSDNTVGESAKTFADLGIDPHSLEDLLDECLPKK, encoded by the coding sequence ATGAATGAACAGGTGGCGACAGTTTTTGGCGGCACCGGCTTTTTAGGTCGTCGCGTGGTACGGGCGCTGGTAACGATGGGTTATCGGGTGCGCGTTGCGGCACGCCATCCCCAGGACGTGGATTTCTCTGACATAAACGATCAGATCACGCCAATACCTGTTGATATACGGGATGAGCGCCGGGTTTCAGAGGCGATTATGGGTTCGGCCTTCGTGGTCAATGCAGTTTCTTTGTATTTGGAGAGAGGTGACCTCACGTTTGACACCATCCACGTGAAAGGTGCTGAGCGCATCGCCCGTTGTGCCCGGGCAACCGGCGTTGATCGGCTTGCACATATATCCGGGCTCGGCGTAGACGAACATTCACCGTCGAAATTCATTCGCGCGCGAGCACGGGGCGAGCAGGTCGTTCGCAACGCCTTTGGGCGAGCAATCCTGATTCGGCCAAGTGTTATGTTTGGTAGCGATGATGCATTCCTGGCCTCCCTCAGAACCGCAACCCTATTGCCAGTAGTACCGCTGTTTGGCGAGGGAAACAATCGGTTGCAGCCGGTATACGTCAAAGACGTCGCCACAGCAGTGGCGGAACTTTCGCGGCGAGCTGGTGGTGGTCAGGAGCAATTGTTCGAATTGGGTGGCGGTAGTATCTACACTTATCGCCAGGCCCTGCAGGTGGTTATGTCCCACTTGGGACGCAGGCGCGTATTAGTGCCCGTACCATTTACTCTTTGGCGGGTATTGGTGGCCGCGTTGAGCCTGATGCCCAACCCTCCACTCACCCGCGACCAACTTATTCTAATGCAGAGTGACAATACGGTGGGTGAGAGCGCGAAAACTTTTGCCGACCTCGGTATTGATCCCCATAGCCTCGAGGATTTATTGGATGAGTGCTTGCCCAAAAAATAG
- a CDS encoding gluconate 5-dehydrogenase, with the protein MANSLFDLTGKLALVTGATHGLGLAMAEGLGMAGARLVITGHSSQQKLDDAVAYLRNKGFDASGYLFNVTDEAAVADGVGQIESECAPIDILVNNAGIIRRVPLLEMELKDWQQVIDTNLTGVFTMSRPVVRKMIERGGGKVINICSMMSELGRDSVSAYAAAKGGLKMLTRNMATEWARHNVQVNGIGPGYFATSQTAPIRVDGHPFNEFILSRTPAGRWGNPEDLQGTAIFLASEASNFVTGQIVYVDGGILATIGKPSNE; encoded by the coding sequence ATGGCCAACTCACTGTTCGATCTAACCGGCAAGCTGGCCCTGGTAACCGGTGCCACTCACGGCCTCGGTCTGGCCATGGCGGAGGGGCTGGGCATGGCCGGTGCCAGGCTGGTCATCACGGGCCACTCGTCGCAACAGAAACTCGACGATGCGGTGGCATACCTGCGCAACAAGGGTTTCGATGCGAGCGGCTACCTGTTCAATGTCACCGATGAAGCGGCGGTCGCCGACGGCGTGGGGCAGATAGAAAGCGAGTGTGCGCCCATCGATATCCTGGTGAACAACGCCGGCATCATCCGCCGGGTGCCGTTGCTGGAGATGGAACTGAAGGACTGGCAGCAGGTGATCGACACCAACCTTACCGGCGTCTTCACTATGAGCCGCCCGGTGGTGCGCAAGATGATCGAGCGCGGCGGTGGCAAGGTCATCAATATCTGCTCGATGATGAGCGAATTGGGGCGGGATTCCGTCTCCGCCTATGCCGCGGCCAAAGGCGGGTTGAAAATGCTAACCCGCAATATGGCCACCGAGTGGGCGCGGCACAACGTCCAGGTCAACGGTATAGGTCCGGGCTACTTTGCCACCAGCCAGACCGCGCCTATCCGCGTGGACGGCCATCCCTTCAACGAGTTTATCCTCAGCCGCACCCCGGCGGGGCGCTGGGGTAACCCGGAGGATCTACAGGGTACGGCGATATTCCTTGCCAGCGAAGCCAGCAACTTCGTGACCGGCCAGATCGTCTATGTGGATGGCGGTATCCTGGCGACCATCGGCAAGCCGTCGAACGAATAG
- the kduI gene encoding 5-dehydro-4-deoxy-D-glucuronate isomerase: MATKYEERYAHSPRDYVSYDTERLREEFLVPKLFEADTVHLTYTHVDRMIVGGIMPVEEAVLLETVDALRSEYFLERRELGLINIGGPGVVEVDGTRYEVDSKEAIYVGRGSREVKVSSNDKSAPAKFYLNSTPAHREYPTRKVGQNDAKVLEMGAGETCNQRVIRQLLVKEVVESCQLQMGMTELAPGSVWNTMPCHTHSRRMEAYMYFNVPEGQAVCHFMGPPQQTRTIWMANEQAVISPTWSLHSGVGTSNYTFIWGMAGENLDYTDMDFVQPNELR; the protein is encoded by the coding sequence ATGGCTACCAAATACGAAGAGCGCTACGCGCACAGCCCGCGCGACTATGTGAGCTACGATACCGAGCGTTTGCGCGAAGAATTCCTGGTGCCGAAACTGTTTGAGGCGGACACAGTGCACCTCACCTATACCCACGTAGACCGCATGATCGTGGGCGGAATCATGCCGGTAGAGGAAGCTGTGCTTCTCGAAACTGTGGACGCGCTCAGATCCGAATATTTCCTCGAGCGTCGCGAATTGGGCCTGATCAATATCGGCGGCCCGGGCGTTGTGGAAGTCGATGGCACCCGCTATGAGGTCGACAGCAAAGAGGCCATCTATGTCGGCCGCGGCTCCCGCGAGGTAAAAGTTTCCAGCAATGACAAGTCCGCGCCGGCGAAGTTCTACCTGAACTCCACCCCCGCACACCGCGAGTACCCCACCCGCAAAGTGGGCCAGAACGACGCAAAGGTGTTGGAGATGGGCGCAGGCGAAACCTGCAACCAGCGCGTTATCCGCCAGCTACTGGTAAAAGAAGTGGTGGAAAGCTGCCAGCTGCAGATGGGTATGACCGAACTGGCTCCGGGCAGCGTCTGGAACACCATGCCATGTCACACCCACAGCCGTCGCATGGAAGCCTATATGTATTTCAATGTGCCGGAAGGCCAGGCCGTGTGTCACTTCATGGGCCCGCCGCAGCAGACCCGCACCATCTGGATGGCCAACGAGCAGGCGGTCATCTCTCCCACCTGGTCCCTGCACTCCGGTGTGGGTACCAGCAACTACACCTTTATTTGGGGTATGGCGGGCGAGAATCTCGATTACACTGATATGGATTTTGTGCAGCCGAACGAGCTGCGATGA
- a CDS encoding glycoside hydrolase family 88 protein: MKLSSSVYPLLAAAFALASCGEKTDTAASEAQQKPVEKESAQSELIARLQLANPSAFPRLDEPVYLSFRELGLSEDYAEPLAVRGGGKLPVQRVDRDADGSADGILFLVDLQVDEKIDLKIFPGSGEQPAADKRTQAEISRKTGGQWADRKYLGGYFQNVSELDVPPEHTDHSQFIRYEGPGIESDLVGYRVYLDWRNGFDIFGKKVREPVLQDVGQDGFESYHHMADWGMDILKVGDALGVGGYGYWDGEKVVRVSDVQDWSAKIVDNGELYSSLNIEYKGWKPAENKQADLSTILSMRAGSRLVEVNGQASEGLGALVAGLVKHTGTQLMVGDLDIPGGAWTYIGTWGQQSLDGSGLGMGLLVQKKTVKEVTEDELNQVVVFKQPATNDFNYYFTAAWAKEAESRHGPITSAEQFEAYLAREAEKLTMPLRKRLTTALSETQTQQPLSADVALQWSQRLADSELERSTYQLAFGGIDPHRKRPAYFEYTTGLLMQAYDDLNQVSPEPRYADAVEKVMGSFVNEDGSINGYVQSKYNIDSINAGKMLLRIFERNGKDSYKTAVATLREQLEHHPRTSAGAFWHKQKYPHQVWLDGVYMGIPFFAHYEKMRADNGGEGNFDEVLAEFKVVREKLRDPQTGLYFHAWDEAKEQGWADKESGLSANFWSRGMGWMAMALVDVLDYIPEENAEQRQYLIDMVNELAPVLEKYQDAESGTWYQVANKAGARGNYLEATGSSMFTYFFAKAINNGYLPDTYVPLAKKSYQGLLDQFIQVHADGSVSLTNNCEVAGLGFGRDGTYRYYMSEPVIDDDLKGVGPFIMAGVEMYKLLNKQG; this comes from the coding sequence GTGAAATTATCCAGTTCCGTTTACCCACTGTTAGCTGCCGCGTTCGCGCTGGCTTCCTGTGGCGAGAAAACCGATACCGCCGCGAGCGAAGCACAGCAAAAACCGGTAGAGAAGGAAAGTGCGCAGAGCGAGTTGATCGCCCGCCTCCAGCTGGCCAATCCGTCGGCGTTTCCGCGCCTGGACGAACCGGTGTATCTGAGCTTCCGGGAGCTGGGCCTGAGCGAAGACTACGCCGAGCCGTTGGCGGTCCGCGGCGGCGGAAAACTGCCGGTACAGCGGGTCGACCGGGATGCCGATGGCAGCGCCGACGGTATCCTGTTCCTGGTGGACTTGCAGGTGGATGAAAAAATCGACCTGAAAATTTTCCCCGGCAGCGGTGAACAGCCGGCCGCGGATAAACGCACCCAGGCGGAAATTTCCCGCAAGACCGGCGGCCAGTGGGCCGACAGGAAATACCTGGGCGGCTACTTCCAGAATGTCAGCGAGCTGGATGTTCCCCCGGAACACACCGATCACTCGCAGTTTATCCGCTACGAGGGCCCGGGCATCGAATCGGATCTGGTGGGCTACCGGGTCTACCTGGACTGGCGCAACGGTTTCGACATATTCGGCAAGAAAGTGCGCGAGCCGGTGCTGCAGGATGTGGGGCAGGACGGCTTCGAGTCCTACCACCATATGGCCGACTGGGGCATGGATATCCTGAAAGTGGGCGATGCCCTCGGCGTGGGCGGCTATGGCTATTGGGATGGCGAAAAAGTCGTGCGGGTCAGTGATGTGCAGGACTGGTCCGCAAAAATCGTCGACAACGGCGAGCTCTACTCTTCCCTGAATATTGAATACAAAGGCTGGAAGCCCGCGGAGAACAAGCAGGCCGACCTGAGTACGATACTCTCCATGCGCGCCGGCAGCCGCCTGGTGGAAGTGAACGGGCAGGCCAGCGAAGGGCTCGGCGCCCTGGTGGCCGGCCTGGTCAAGCACACCGGTACCCAACTGATGGTCGGCGACCTGGATATTCCCGGCGGGGCCTGGACCTATATCGGCACCTGGGGCCAGCAGAGCCTCGATGGCAGCGGCCTGGGCATGGGCCTGCTGGTGCAGAAAAAGACCGTCAAGGAAGTGACCGAAGACGAACTTAACCAGGTGGTTGTATTCAAGCAGCCGGCCACCAACGATTTCAATTACTACTTCACCGCCGCCTGGGCAAAAGAAGCGGAGAGCAGGCACGGCCCCATCACCAGTGCTGAGCAGTTTGAAGCCTATCTGGCCCGCGAGGCGGAAAAACTCACCATGCCGCTGCGCAAGCGTCTGACCACCGCCCTGAGCGAGACGCAGACCCAGCAGCCGCTGAGCGCCGATGTGGCACTGCAGTGGAGCCAGCGCCTGGCGGATTCCGAGCTGGAGCGCAGCACCTACCAACTGGCTTTCGGAGGCATAGACCCGCACCGCAAGCGCCCGGCCTATTTCGAATACACCACCGGCCTGTTGATGCAGGCCTACGACGACCTCAACCAGGTAAGTCCTGAGCCGCGTTACGCAGATGCGGTGGAAAAGGTGATGGGCTCCTTCGTCAACGAAGACGGCAGTATCAACGGCTACGTGCAGTCAAAATACAACATCGACAGCATCAACGCCGGCAAGATGCTGCTGCGCATATTCGAGCGCAACGGCAAAGACAGCTACAAAACCGCCGTGGCCACCCTGCGCGAGCAACTGGAGCACCACCCGCGCACGTCGGCCGGTGCCTTCTGGCACAAGCAGAAATATCCCCACCAGGTATGGCTGGACGGCGTCTACATGGGCATTCCGTTCTTCGCCCATTACGAAAAAATGCGCGCTGATAATGGCGGAGAGGGGAACTTTGACGAGGTACTGGCGGAATTCAAGGTGGTGCGCGAAAAACTGCGCGATCCGCAAACGGGGCTTTACTTCCACGCCTGGGATGAAGCGAAAGAGCAGGGTTGGGCGGATAAAGAGAGTGGCCTCTCCGCTAATTTCTGGTCCCGTGGCATGGGCTGGATGGCCATGGCACTGGTAGACGTGCTCGACTATATCCCGGAGGAAAACGCGGAGCAGCGGCAGTACCTGATCGACATGGTCAACGAACTGGCCCCGGTGCTGGAAAAATACCAGGACGCTGAAAGCGGTACCTGGTACCAGGTCGCAAATAAAGCCGGCGCGCGGGGTAATTACCTGGAAGCCACCGGCAGCAGCATGTTCACCTACTTCTTTGCCAAGGCCATCAACAACGGCTACCTGCCCGACACTTATGTACCCCTGGCGAAAAAATCCTATCAGGGCCTGCTGGACCAGTTTATCCAGGTGCACGCCGATGGCAGTGTAAGCCTGACCAACAACTGCGAAGTGGCGGGCCTGGGCTTCGGCCGCGACGGCACCTACCGCTATTACATGAGCGAGCCGGTCATCGACGACGATCTCAAAGGCGTTGGCCCCTTCATCATGGCCGGTGTGGAGATGTATAAGCTGCTGAATAAGCAAGGCTAA
- a CDS encoding glycoside hydrolase family 28 protein, whose translation MTQLSRRAFLQSALAAAAIPAVPWAMSRPPRMDYSGPWAEVPKILAAIERPKIPSREFNLRQYGASGEGEDASTAFARALAACREAGGGRILVPPGRYRSGPIHLPSNTELHLQEGAVLSFIPEPERYLPAVKTRWEGMELMGYSPLIYALGCENVALTGKGRIDGGADCDTWWPWKGKNGKCEYRESPTQKAARDALFEDAEKGLPVAERVYADGSYLRPPLVQFYQCRNVLIEDVTLENSPFWVMHPVLCENVTVRGVTARSHGPNSDGCDPESCRNVLIEDCLFDNGDDCIAIKSGRNADGRRLATPSENIVIRNCRMRDGHGGLVLGSEISGGVRNVFLENCVMSSPNLDRGLRIKTNAMRGGKIHDIYVRNLEIGQVKDVIVINFFYEEGDKGPFDPEVYNIFVDNLRCEKAQRAFHIRGFDRAPIRGLHISNSEIRSAESVGVIEALEEFTADKLQINGEIFSPGKKYVASRS comes from the coding sequence ATGACACAATTGAGCCGGCGCGCATTTCTGCAATCTGCTCTGGCCGCGGCCGCCATTCCGGCGGTGCCCTGGGCCATGAGCCGGCCGCCGCGGATGGATTACAGCGGCCCCTGGGCCGAGGTACCGAAAATTCTCGCCGCCATTGAGCGGCCGAAGATTCCCTCCCGGGAGTTCAATCTCCGACAGTACGGCGCCAGTGGTGAAGGCGAGGATGCGAGCACCGCCTTCGCCCGTGCCCTGGCCGCCTGCCGCGAGGCCGGCGGCGGCCGCATCCTGGTACCGCCGGGGCGTTACCGCAGTGGACCTATTCACCTGCCATCGAATACCGAACTGCACCTGCAGGAAGGTGCGGTGCTCTCCTTTATCCCCGAACCGGAACGCTACCTGCCGGCGGTAAAAACCCGCTGGGAGGGAATGGAGTTGATGGGATATTCCCCCCTCATCTACGCACTCGGTTGCGAGAATGTGGCGCTCACTGGCAAGGGGCGCATCGATGGCGGTGCGGACTGCGATACCTGGTGGCCCTGGAAGGGAAAGAACGGCAAATGCGAATACCGAGAGAGCCCTACGCAGAAAGCTGCGCGGGACGCGCTGTTTGAGGATGCGGAAAAAGGCCTGCCGGTGGCGGAGCGGGTCTATGCCGACGGCAGCTACCTGCGCCCGCCGCTGGTGCAGTTCTACCAGTGCCGCAATGTGCTGATCGAAGACGTTACCCTGGAAAACTCCCCCTTCTGGGTTATGCACCCGGTGCTCTGTGAAAACGTTACCGTGCGCGGTGTCACCGCGCGCAGCCACGGGCCCAATTCTGATGGCTGCGACCCGGAATCCTGCCGCAACGTGCTGATCGAGGATTGTCTGTTCGACAACGGCGACGACTGTATCGCGATCAAGTCCGGGCGCAATGCGGACGGCCGCCGCCTGGCCACACCCAGCGAGAATATTGTCATCCGCAACTGCCGCATGCGCGACGGCCACGGCGGTCTGGTGCTGGGCAGCGAGATTTCCGGCGGCGTGCGCAATGTATTCCTGGAAAACTGCGTGATGAGCAGCCCCAACCTGGACCGCGGTCTGCGCATCAAGACCAATGCCATGCGCGGTGGCAAAATTCACGATATCTATGTGCGCAACCTGGAAATCGGCCAGGTAAAAGACGTGATCGTGATCAATTTCTTCTACGAGGAAGGGGACAAGGGCCCCTTCGACCCGGAGGTGTACAACATCTTCGTGGACAACCTCCGCTGCGAGAAGGCGCAGCGCGCCTTCCATATCCGAGGCTTCGACCGCGCCCCCATCCGCGGTCTGCATATTTCCAACAGCGAAATACGCAGCGCGGAATCGGTGGGAGTGATCGAGGCGCTGGAGGAGTTCACCGCGGACAAATTGCAAATCAATGGCGAAATATTCAGCCCCGGGAAAAAGTACGTTGCCAGCCGTTCGTAG
- a CDS encoding FadR/GntR family transcriptional regulator, protein MQGVRLYQQVAEQLAAAIASGDYPPGTRLPAERKLAERFEVSRPTVREAIIALELAGCVEVKGGSGVYVVDAEVGAFKAGESDIGPFEILQARIMFEGEAAGLAARQMSGAELETLERILEEMIVENATEANAEVADEKFHLHIARSTHNDAVVSVCEHLWQLRNSSSVSARILEKVRQAGSRPRIEEHRRILDALKRRDADAARSAMRDHLQRVVKQLLDATEAEALEAARREVNAARQRFALP, encoded by the coding sequence ATGCAAGGTGTGCGACTTTACCAACAGGTGGCTGAGCAACTGGCCGCCGCCATCGCCTCCGGTGACTACCCTCCGGGCACACGCCTGCCGGCGGAGCGCAAGCTGGCGGAACGTTTTGAGGTCAGCCGACCCACGGTACGCGAGGCGATTATCGCCCTGGAGCTGGCCGGCTGTGTCGAAGTGAAGGGCGGCTCCGGCGTCTATGTAGTGGATGCGGAGGTGGGCGCCTTCAAAGCCGGGGAATCCGACATAGGCCCGTTTGAAATACTGCAGGCGCGCATCATGTTCGAAGGGGAGGCCGCCGGCCTGGCCGCCCGGCAGATGTCCGGGGCGGAACTGGAGACGCTGGAGCGGATACTCGAGGAGATGATCGTCGAGAACGCCACCGAGGCCAACGCAGAGGTAGCGGACGAGAAGTTTCACCTTCATATTGCCCGCAGCACCCACAACGATGCGGTGGTCTCCGTGTGCGAGCACCTCTGGCAGCTGCGTAACAGTTCCAGTGTGTCCGCGCGCATCCTGGAAAAGGTGCGCCAAGCCGGCTCCCGGCCGCGCATCGAGGAGCACCGCAGGATTCTCGACGCTCTCAAGCGCCGCGACGCGGATGCAGCCAGGAGCGCCATGCGCGATCACCTACAGCGTGTGGTGAAGCAGTTGCTGGATGCCACCGAAGCCGAGGCCCTGGAGGCCGCGCGGCGCGAAGTGAATGCGGCGCGCCAGCGCTTTGCCCTGCCCTGA